One genomic segment of bacterium HR34 includes these proteins:
- the tagD gene encoding Glycerol-3-phosphate cytidylyltransferase: MANSKNKGEKKSKVVVAVSGGFDPIHIGHIRLFKEAKKLGDELVVILNNDNWLRAKKGYVFMPEDERKEVIESIKYVDRVILTKHEPNPKDMSVCRELEELKPHIFANGGDRFKNNIPEVETCEKIGCKMVFDVGEGGKVQSSSWLVNKCKILFKADEYADLLLNKKVIIFDLDGTLTESKSYLDTEMASLLCELLERRIVAIIGGGNYNQFKEQLLKKLNCASKNLKNLFILPTSGSKMYKFSNGKWKIVYKKVLTSEEKSYIISALKKALEEVGYKKPKKTYGKLIEDRESQITFSALGQKAPLWAKEEWHKEHDIRPKLKSVLEKYLPDFEIRIGGLTSIDITKKGIDKAYGIEQISKILSIPVKDMVYIGDALFEGGNDSAVFKTKIDTVQILGPDEVKCLLYRFFKKLKE, translated from the coding sequence ATGGCGAATTCTAAAAACAAAGGTGAGAAAAAGTCAAAGGTTGTAGTTGCAGTTTCAGGAGGTTTTGACCCGATTCATATTGGTCACATTAGATTATTTAAAGAGGCAAAAAAACTTGGAGATGAGCTTGTTGTTATTTTAAATAACGACAATTGGTTAAGAGCAAAAAAAGGTTATGTTTTTATGCCAGAGGATGAGCGTAAGGAAGTTATTGAGTCTATAAAATATGTTGATAGAGTGATTTTAACAAAGCATGAACCAAATCCCAAAGATATGAGTGTTTGCCGTGAGTTAGAAGAGTTAAAACCCCACATTTTTGCTAATGGTGGTGATAGGTTTAAAAATAATATTCCAGAAGTTGAAACTTGTGAGAAGATTGGTTGTAAAATGGTTTTTGATGTAGGAGAGGGTGGTAAAGTTCAATCGAGTTCTTGGTTAGTGAATAAATGTAAGATATTATTTAAAGCAGATGAATACGCGGATCTACTATTAAATAAAAAAGTTATTATATTTGACTTAGACGGAACACTTACAGAAAGTAAATCTTATCTTGATACAGAAATGGCCAGTCTTCTTTGTGAATTGCTTGAGAGAAGAATTGTTGCGATAATTGGCGGCGGTAATTATAATCAATTCAAAGAACAACTTCTAAAAAAATTAAATTGCGCCTCAAAAAATCTTAAAAATCTTTTTATTCTTCCAACATCTGGTTCTAAAATGTATAAATTCTCAAATGGAAAGTGGAAAATTGTTTACAAAAAAGTTTTAACTTCAGAAGAAAAAAGTTATATTATTTCTGCTTTAAAAAAGGCTTTGGAAGAAGTTGGCTATAAAAAACCTAAAAAAACTTATGGCAAATTAATAGAAGATAGAGAAAGCCAGATAACATTTTCAGCCTTAGGGCAAAAAGCTCCTTTGTGGGCGAAAGAAGAGTGGCACAAAGAACACGACATACGCCCAAAGTTAAAATCTGTTTTAGAAAAATACTTGCCTGATTTTGAGATCCGCATTGGCGGGCTTACTTCAATAGATATTACAAAAAAAGGCATAGACAAAGCCTATGGCATTGAGCAAATTTCTAAGATATTATCAATTCCCGTAAAAGATATGGTTTATATTGGTGATGCTTTGTTTGAAGGTGGAAATGATTCTGCTGTATTTAAAACAAAAATTGATACCGTGCAAATTTTAGGCCCAGATGAAGTTAAATGTTTGCTCTACAGATTTTTTAAAAAGTTAAAAGAATAA
- a CDS encoding 1,4-beta-mannosyl-N-acetylglucosamine phosphorylase → MPRNKKSKTNETKSENKKTRTSIKEKGVKKTSKKKETKKKDSKKVSRKGKVTKVKTIKKPSHLEFVRYEENPIIAPKEENEWEAWQTFNPTAIVLNNQVHFLYRAVGKDGISRFGYALSNDGFIIDERLPYPVYEHKIPRPVFNIYSYFSGGSWGGAEDPRIVRVNNEDTLYMTYTACDNCLGIAITSIKLEDFLNRRWKWKDPKIISKPGEVHKNWVIFPEKINGKYAILHSINPNISIAYRDSLEFKEGEYIESYYKPEFRENCWDNWTRGVGPVPIKTEYGWLIFYHAISANDFGKYKVGAMLLDLKDPTKILVRSPYPILEPNDIYENNGCKSGVVYASGAVVKDGNILIYYGASDSYVCVAYANLEEFLTALIKNQKLKLITQTLKRKIK, encoded by the coding sequence ATGCCACGAAATAAAAAATCAAAAACAAACGAAACAAAATCCGAGAATAAAAAGACTCGAACTAGTATCAAAGAAAAAGGAGTAAAAAAAACTTCCAAGAAAAAAGAAACGAAAAAGAAAGATTCTAAGAAAGTAAGCAGAAAAGGAAAAGTAACCAAAGTAAAAACAATAAAAAAACCATCTCACTTAGAGTTCGTAAGATACGAAGAAAACCCAATTATTGCTCCAAAAGAAGAAAATGAATGGGAAGCATGGCAAACTTTTAATCCAACAGCAATTGTTTTAAACAATCAAGTGCATTTTTTATATCGTGCAGTTGGGAAAGATGGAATTTCTCGTTTTGGTTATGCGCTTTCTAATGATGGTTTTATTATTGATGAAAGATTACCTTATCCGGTTTATGAACATAAAATTCCACGTCCAGTGTTCAATATTTACTCTTATTTTTCTGGAGGAAGTTGGGGAGGCGCAGAAGATCCAAGAATAGTCCGTGTTAATAATGAAGATACTTTATATATGACATACACAGCCTGCGATAATTGCCTTGGAATTGCTATAACTTCTATTAAATTAGAAGATTTTCTTAATAGAAGATGGAAGTGGAAGGATCCTAAAATAATTTCGAAACCAGGTGAAGTTCATAAAAACTGGGTTATTTTTCCTGAAAAAATTAATGGTAAATACGCAATCTTACATAGCATTAACCCTAATATATCTATTGCCTATCGAGATAGTTTGGAATTTAAAGAGGGAGAGTACATTGAAAGTTATTATAAACCAGAATTTAGGGAAAATTGCTGGGATAATTGGACAAGAGGAGTAGGGCCAGTGCCCATTAAAACGGAATATGGTTGGTTAATATTTTATCACGCAATTTCAGCAAACGATTTCGGTAAGTATAAGGTTGGCGCAATGTTACTTGATTTAAAAGATCCAACAAAGATATTAGTTCGCTCTCCTTATCCGATTTTAGAACCCAACGATATTTATGAAAATAATGGCTGTAAATCTGGAGTTGTATATGCTTCAGGAGCAGTAGTTAAAGATGGCAATATTTTAATATATTATGGAGCTTCTGATAGTTATGTTTGTGTTGCCTATGCTAATTTAGAAGAGTTTTTAACGGCTTTAATAAAAAATCAAAAATTAAAACTTATAACCCAAACTTTAAAGAGAAAAATAAAATAA
- the ziaR gene encoding Transcriptional repressor SmtB, whose product MKKIKNIQKIKKELENKKELVRCAKEFGILGDLNRLKICYLLCKHKELSVSEIAEILGVSVSAVSHTLKKLKEINLVKSRKIMKNVYYRINPKPVIKLIEK is encoded by the coding sequence ATGAAAAAGATAAAAAATATTCAAAAAATTAAAAAAGAATTAGAGAATAAAAAGGAATTAGTAAGATGTGCTAAAGAATTTGGAATTTTGGGAGATTTAAATAGATTAAAAATTTGTTATTTATTGTGTAAGCATAAAGAACTTTCTGTTAGTGAAATTGCTGAAATTTTAGGAGTTTCAGTTTCAGCTGTCTCCCATACCTTAAAAAAACTAAAAGAAATCAATTTAGTTAAATCAAGAAAAATAATGAAAAATGTTTATTATCGTATAAATCCCAAGCCGGTAATTAAATTAATTGAAAAATGA
- the rpsO gene encoding 30S ribosomal protein S15, producing the protein MLTKEEKQKIIEKFKIHETDTGSPEVQIAILTEQIKRLLNHLRKNPKDIHSKRGLLKMVEQRRSLLKYLLKESKERYNKLVKLLGLKKSKKE; encoded by the coding sequence ATGTTAACAAAAGAGGAAAAACAAAAAATAATAGAAAAATTTAAAATCCACGAAACAGACACAGGTTCTCCTGAGGTTCAAATAGCAATACTCACAGAGCAAATAAAAAGACTATTAAATCACTTGAGGAAAAATCCAAAAGACATTCACTCAAAAAGGGGTTTATTGAAGATGGTGGAACAGAGAAGAAGTCTTTTAAAGTATCTCTTGAAAGAAAGTAAAGAAAGATACAACAAACTCGTAAAACTTCTTGGCCTTAAAAAATCTAAGAAAGAGTAA
- the merA gene encoding Mercuric reductase, with the protein MKYDLIIIGAGSGGFAAAIQANELGAKTLLINSGLPLGGTCVNVGCVPSKFLIHKAKINVLKNNSLNFAKVIEEELNLVNELRKEKYEEVLKNLKNVDFIEGKAKFVSENEIEINGQRFQAEKFIIANGSTANVPEIKNIENVGYLNHITALQNKNLPKSIVVIGAGPVGLEFAQIYSRFGSKVTILQKGNSIFPSGEKELTQRLKEILEREGIEIKLNVDVREVRKEGNEKVVKYLINGKEQEIKAEEILLAAGKTPNTQELDLEKAKVKINERKAIITNEFLQTTNDNIYAIGDVNDKPLRLETTAAKEGTIAVLNALENKKIKIDYNSVPYTIFTDPELAGIGFTEERQLKELNVCACRVLELKFVPKARIIKETEGLIKMLINPKTKEITGIHLLAPFASEIINQGIWLVKNKITIDEVINSMPVFPTISEAIKLCALSFYKNVAKISCCI; encoded by the coding sequence ATGAAATACGACTTAATAATAATTGGAGCAGGGTCAGGAGGTTTTGCTGCCGCAATTCAAGCTAATGAACTTGGAGCTAAAACTTTATTAATTAATTCAGGATTGCCACTTGGAGGAACTTGCGTTAATGTTGGTTGCGTACCATCAAAATTTTTGATTCATAAAGCAAAAATAAATGTTTTAAAAAATAATTCTTTAAATTTCGCTAAAGTTATTGAAGAAGAATTGAATTTAGTTAATGAATTAAGAAAAGAAAAATATGAAGAGGTCTTGAAAAATTTAAAGAATGTTGATTTTATTGAAGGAAAAGCAAAGTTTGTGAGTGAGAATGAAATAGAAATTAATGGTCAGAGATTTCAAGCTGAAAAATTTATTATTGCTAATGGTTCAACTGCTAATGTTCCTGAAATTAAAAATATCGAAAATGTTGGTTATTTAAATCATATAACTGCTCTACAAAATAAAAATTTGCCTAAAAGTATCGTTGTTATTGGTGCTGGGCCTGTAGGATTGGAGTTTGCTCAGATATATTCAAGATTTGGAAGCAAAGTTACGATTTTACAAAAAGGTAATTCAATTTTTCCTTCTGGAGAAAAAGAATTAACTCAAAGATTAAAAGAAATTTTAGAAAGAGAAGGAATTGAAATTAAATTAAATGTTGATGTAAGGGAAGTAAGAAAAGAAGGCAATGAAAAAGTTGTGAAATATTTAATTAACGGTAAAGAACAAGAAATTAAAGCTGAAGAAATTTTATTGGCTGCTGGTAAAACTCCTAATACCCAAGAATTAGATTTAGAAAAAGCAAAAGTTAAAATTAATGAAAGAAAAGCAATAATTACTAATGAATTTCTACAAACAACTAATGACAACATTTATGCTATTGGTGATGTTAATGATAAACCTTTAAGACTTGAAACAACTGCAGCTAAAGAAGGGACAATTGCTGTTTTAAATGCTTTAGAAAATAAAAAAATAAAAATTGATTACAATTCAGTGCCTTATACAATTTTCACTGATCCAGAATTAGCTGGCATTGGTTTTACTGAAGAAAGGCAATTAAAAGAATTGAATGTTTGCGCTTGTCGAGTTCTGGAATTAAAATTTGTGCCCAAAGCAAGAATAATTAAAGAAACTGAAGGTTTAATAAAAATGCTAATTAATCCAAAAACAAAAGAAATAACCGGCATTCATCTTTTAGCACCTTTTGCCAGTGAAATTATCAATCAAGGAATTTGGCTGGTTAAAAATAAAATAACAATTGATGAAGTTATTAATTCAATGCCTGTTTTTCCAACAATTTCCGAAGCAATCAAACTTTGTGCTTTAAGTTTTTACAAAAATGTTGCCAAAATTAGTTGTTGCATTTAA
- the cca gene encoding CCA-adding enzyme, whose translation MQLPIPKEVCEMLEKLKQNNFLAYIVGGCVRDILMQKEPKDWDIATSAEPEQIQKIFKNSFYENEFFTVSVLTNSKKENLRIVEVTTFRTEGVYRDKRHPSKIEKAKNIEEDLKRRDFTINAIAIDIIKKIIEENGNILCEVKFIDPLGGLSDIENKIIKTVGNPEERFEEDALRLMRAIRFLVTLGEDWLIENRTSEAIIKLSYLIKYVSKERLRDELIRIIMEDKTGLGIEYLRIYGLLQYIIPELLEGYGVSQNKHHIYDVYTHSIKSLQYAISQKFSLEVRLAVLLHDIAKPRVKKGEGPDATFYNHDIVSARMAENILRRLKFPKKVIEKVSKLIRYHMFYYNVGEVTPSSIRRLLRAVGKENINELIQLRIADRIGSGCPKAEPYKLRHFKYLVEKVSQDAITTSMLKIDGNDVMKILNISPGPKVGWILNILLAEVIEDPQKNNKEYLTKRVEELGKIEDNTLKEMFEKAKEYLETIEKKRDEMLKSKYWVT comes from the coding sequence ATGCAACTACCAATACCAAAAGAAGTTTGTGAAATGTTAGAAAAATTAAAGCAAAATAATTTTTTGGCCTACATTGTTGGAGGATGCGTAAGAGACATTTTAATGCAAAAGGAGCCGAAAGATTGGGATATTGCTACATCCGCAGAACCTGAACAAATCCAGAAAATATTTAAAAATAGTTTTTATGAAAACGAGTTTTTTACAGTAAGCGTTTTAACTAATTCTAAAAAAGAAAATTTAAGGATAGTTGAGGTTACTACTTTTAGGACAGAGGGCGTTTATAGAGACAAAAGACATCCATCAAAAATTGAAAAAGCAAAAAATATAGAAGAAGATTTAAAAAGAAGGGATTTTACAATAAACGCCATAGCAATTGATATCATTAAAAAAATTATAGAGGAGAATGGTAATATTTTGTGCGAAGTAAAATTTATAGATCCTCTCGGAGGGCTAAGCGATATAGAAAATAAAATAATAAAAACAGTTGGCAATCCAGAAGAAAGATTTGAAGAAGATGCTCTAAGACTAATGAGAGCAATAAGATTTTTAGTAACTTTGGGCGAAGATTGGTTAATTGAAAACAGAACATCAGAAGCAATAATAAAATTGTCTTATTTAATAAAATATGTATCTAAAGAGAGATTAAGAGACGAATTAATTAGAATAATTATGGAAGATAAAACAGGTTTGGGCATAGAATATTTAAGAATTTATGGGCTTTTGCAGTATATAATACCAGAATTATTAGAAGGATATGGAGTCTCTCAAAACAAGCATCATATTTACGATGTTTACACGCACAGCATAAAATCTTTGCAATATGCAATATCTCAAAAATTTAGTTTAGAAGTGAGGTTGGCTGTTCTTTTACATGATATTGCCAAACCAAGAGTTAAAAAAGGAGAAGGGCCAGACGCAACTTTTTATAACCATGACATAGTAAGCGCCAGAATGGCAGAAAATATATTAAGAAGGCTAAAATTCCCTAAAAAAGTTATCGAAAAAGTTTCGAAATTAATAAGATATCACATGTTTTATTATAATGTTGGTGAGGTAACGCCATCATCAATAAGACGTCTTTTAAGGGCCGTTGGCAAAGAAAATATAAACGAGTTAATACAATTGAGAATTGCAGATAGAATAGGGTCTGGCTGCCCTAAAGCAGAACCTTATAAATTAAGACATTTTAAGTATTTGGTTGAAAAAGTATCACAAGACGCAATAACAACATCTATGCTAAAAATCGACGGAAACGATGTTATGAAAATTTTAAACATATCACCCGGCCCAAAAGTTGGATGGATACTAAATATATTGTTGGCAGAAGTAATAGAAGACCCTCAAAAAAATAATAAAGAATATCTCACAAAAAGAGTGGAAGAACTCGGAAAAATCGAAGATAACACATTAAAAGAAATGTTTGAAAAAGCAAAAGAATACCTTGAAACCATTGAAAAAAAGAGAGATGAAATGTTAAAAAGTAAATATTGGGTTACCTAA
- a CDS encoding 1,4-beta-mannosyl-N-acetylglucosamine phosphorylase encodes MIIERSKYNPILKPNRNNSWEGEAVFNGCPVEKGKKIFLLYRALSLPHYHTLAGTTMRISDIGIAESEDGVYFTNRRRFIVSENAWERFGCEDPRVTKLNGKYYIFYTALSMYPFRADGIKVAVAISNDLNKIQEKHLVTPFNAKGMALFPEKINSKMWAVLTVHTDKPPAHICVVSFDKEEDLWDEERWKKWYQNFESYSLKLQRRPQDHIEVGAPPIKTKYGWLLLYSYIRDYFTGAPLFGVEAVLLDIKNPLKVITRTQSPILTPEEYYEKIGLVPNIVFPSGALLKDEWVHLYYGAADTTCCLAFIELPSLINQMLNREKIIIKLTRAKNNPIITPNKSHSWESKATFNPGAIYLNGRVHIVYRAMSEDNTSVLGYASSSDGLHIDERLPQPIYTPREPFEHKSQPGGNSGCEDPRLTLINDRIYMTYTAYNGKNPPRVALTSILVKDFLNKKWNWEKPIVVSPPDIDDKDAVIFPEKYKGKYIIVHRVGEDIDLSLTSTLNFKENEWLEEYRWLFVRKGWWDSKKVGAAAPPIKTKEGFVMLYHGVSDDNIYRVGAVLLDLKNPIKIIGRTNNPILEPEVDYEKDGQVKNVVFPCGAVLLNETLFVYYGAGDSVVGIATIDINKLLKVLKVCKC; translated from the coding sequence ATGATAATCGAACGCTCAAAATATAATCCGATTTTAAAACCAAATAGAAATAATTCGTGGGAAGGCGAGGCGGTTTTCAACGGTTGCCCGGTCGAAAAAGGAAAGAAGATTTTCCTTCTTTATCGCGCTCTTTCACTTCCTCATTATCATACTTTAGCGGGCACTACAATGAGAATTTCAGATATTGGAATCGCTGAAAGCGAAGACGGAGTTTATTTTACTAATAGAAGAAGATTTATTGTTTCTGAAAACGCATGGGAAAGATTTGGCTGTGAAGATCCGCGTGTTACTAAACTAAATGGTAAATATTATATATTTTACACTGCGCTCTCAATGTATCCTTTTAGGGCTGATGGCATAAAAGTGGCAGTTGCTATAAGTAATGATTTAAACAAAATTCAAGAGAAACATTTAGTTACTCCTTTTAATGCGAAAGGAATGGCTCTTTTCCCAGAAAAAATAAACAGCAAGATGTGGGCAGTTTTAACAGTTCACACAGATAAACCTCCAGCCCATATTTGTGTTGTTAGTTTTGATAAAGAAGAGGATTTGTGGGATGAAGAGAGATGGAAAAAATGGTATCAAAACTTTGAAAGTTATTCTTTAAAACTTCAGAGAAGGCCACAAGATCACATTGAAGTTGGTGCTCCTCCAATAAAAACAAAATATGGTTGGCTCCTTCTTTATTCTTATATTAGAGATTACTTCACAGGCGCTCCTCTTTTTGGAGTCGAAGCAGTACTTTTAGATATTAAAAATCCTCTTAAAGTAATTACCAGAACTCAATCTCCAATTTTAACCCCTGAAGAATATTACGAAAAAATTGGCCTTGTCCCAAATATAGTTTTCCCATCTGGAGCTTTATTAAAAGATGAATGGGTTCACCTTTATTATGGCGCTGCAGATACTACTTGTTGTTTAGCTTTTATAGAACTCCCCTCGCTTATAAATCAAATGTTAAATAGAGAAAAAATAATAATAAAACTAACACGCGCCAAGAATAACCCCATTATTACTCCAAACAAATCTCATTCATGGGAAAGTAAGGCAACTTTTAATCCAGGGGCAATTTATTTAAATGGAAGGGTTCATATTGTTTATAGGGCTATGTCAGAAGATAATACTTCTGTTTTAGGTTATGCTTCAAGTAGTGATGGTCTTCACATAGATGAACGTTTGCCACAACCAATTTATACTCCTCGAGAGCCATTTGAACATAAATCTCAACCAGGAGGAAATTCAGGTTGTGAAGATCCACGCCTTACCTTGATTAACGATAGAATATACATGACCTATACAGCATACAATGGTAAGAATCCTCCACGTGTTGCCCTAACTTCAATTTTAGTAAAAGATTTTTTAAATAAAAAATGGAACTGGGAAAAGCCAATTGTAGTTTCTCCACCTGATATTGATGATAAAGATGCAGTTATATTTCCAGAAAAATACAAAGGTAAATACATAATAGTTCATAGAGTGGGGGAAGATATTGATTTATCACTAACTTCAACTCTGAATTTTAAAGAAAATGAGTGGCTTGAGGAGTACAGGTGGCTGTTTGTAAGAAAAGGATGGTGGGATAGTAAAAAAGTTGGAGCAGCTGCGCCTCCAATAAAGACAAAAGAAGGATTTGTGATGTTGTATCATGGAGTATCTGATGATAATATTTATCGCGTGGGCGCAGTGTTGTTGGATCTTAAAAATCCAATTAAAATTATTGGGCGAACTAACAATCCAATTCTAGAGCCAGAAGTTGATTACGAGAAAGATGGACAGGTTAAAAATGTAGTTTTCCCTTGTGGAGCGGTACTTTTAAATGAAACTTTATTTGTTTATTATGGGGCAGGAGATAGCGTAGTTGGAATTGCTACAATAGATATAAATAAACTCTTAAAGGTTTTAAAGGTGTGTAAATGTTAG